A stretch of DNA from Romeriopsis navalis LEGE 11480:
CCCCCTATCAGACCTATTCCCCCTATCGCCAAGGATCAGGTTCTAGGACAAGATAACTTCTAGTCAAATAAAAATCTTTTGTAACTCAGTATTCTATATTTCATCCTTTAAACGAAATAAACCCCCAGAGGGTCTCTGAGGGCTGGAGTTCCTGAAAATCGTCACGTCACTATATTGCCAACAAAGTTTAAGACCGGGAAGGGGTGTGTGACCCATGGGGGTACGTGACCCCTCACCGTTTATGTGCGCATTTTAGACCGACACTAAGGTGACAATTAGCACGTTCAGCTTAGAATCGGTCTAGATTACCGCTCTTCAACGGGAATGTAAGGGACCTGGTGCATCCCCGTGTAGATTTGAGTCGGTCGAAAAATTCGGTTTTCGCCGAGTTGTTCTTTCCAGTGTGCGAGCCACCCGGCGGTTCGCGAAATGGCAAATACCGGCGTGTACATATCGGTTGGGATGCCCAGTTTGCGATAAACCAAGCCAGAGTAAAAATCGACATTCGGATAGATGCCTTTACCCGCTAACCGCTCGGCCACAGTTTTTTCGAGTGCGATCGCGATGTCGTAATACTTGTCTTGGCCAAACTTATCAAACATCTGTTCGGCGAGTTTTTGCAGGATCGATGCACGTGGATCTTTAACCTTATAGACCCGGTGCCCAAAGCCCATAATCTTCTGCCGGTGCTCTAGGCAGTGCTCAATATACGCTGGGACATGGTCAACTGAACCAATTTCTTCAAGCATCAGAATGACTTCTTCCGCCGCGCCGCCGTGCAGTGGACCAGCAAGGGTGCCAACGGCGGAGGCGATGACGGCGTAGGGGTCCGTCAGGGTTGAGGCGGTGACCATGGCCGAGAAGGTTGAGGCATTGATCGTATGCTCTGCATGTAAGGTTAGGCAGACGTCAAAAATATGTGCCGCGAAGGGGTCTGGTTCTTTCTCGTTGAGCATGTAGAGAAAGTTGGCGGCGTAGCTGAGATCATCCCGGGGCCGGATTGGATCATGTCCTTTCCGAATGAGCTGAAAGGCGGCGACCATAGTCGGTACTTTGGCCAGTAAGCGAACGACGGCAGCGCGGATGTAGGCCGGGTCATCCAGCGCCCGTTTTGAATAGAACAGCCCGAGTGCCGCCGCACAGGCTTGCAGCGAGTCCATCGGGTGTCCGCTTTCCGGGAAGGATTTCATCATGTCACTGATGCGGTACTTCATCCGGCGATGTTCATAGATTTCCGCCTCAAAAGACGCCAATTCGGCGGCGTCGGGGAATTCGCCCCAAATTAATAAGTAGGCGGTTTCTAAAAAGTTACTTTGGCTGGCGAGATCTTCGATCGCAGTGCCTCGATATTCCAGGATACCTTTTTGTCCATCCACATAACTAATGCTGGATTGGGTTGCAGGCACCCCTTCTAAGCCTGCGCGGTACTCGTAGACCGTCATTGCCTTACCATTTTGAGAGATTGCTATACGTCAGTTAAGTTATCAGATTTCGTGGAGTGTATTGGTGTCTGTTGGACGAATGGTGAATTATTCAACATAAAATTCAGTTGTGTGGATTAGTTAATTTGTTTTGGTGCCTGGCTGGGGTCCGTAAACTTTGGCAAGTCGATGGTGTTGCGCCGTGCTCATGCCGCTGAAAAATCCGTGAACCTACCATATTTCGTTCTTAAAAGTGCTGAAAAATCCAATATAAATCTATAAACATTTGCAGTTTTTTGTAAAAGGGAATATTATCGAATGTAGTAGCAGTTTGACTTCCTCTTCAGTTAAACGAGTTTCCATTCTCACTTTTGGTAAAAGCCAGCCGTCTTGTTACTAGGGTGTAGCCCTCAGAACGGATGTGTCTCTAGTCATTCAAGTATTCGGTCGTGAAGTGAGATATTTGTAATATAAGGAGTTGTATGCCTCAGAGACATTCACGTCGTTCGTCTCGATCGCAGCGATTTAGTTCTAAATCGCGTCCTGAAAATTCCAGTCCTGAACAGTCTCAGAATTCCGGAGTTAGCAGGGAAAGATCGCGGACCGAGCGAGGGTGGGCCGAAAGCCGATCGCGGCAATCGCGTCCAACCAAAACAAATTTGGTGCATTTAATTGAACAAGATGCGCCGCTTCGGGGTCGGAGTCAATTAGTTTTGATGTACGGCCCATTCCAAGCAGAAATGCCAACGGGTGCTGGTGAAGGTGTAGCCACATGGCTCAAGTCCTGCCTCAGCGAACATGGTATTCCGAGTTTAGTGCGATTCGATGATCGCCGTGCGGCCCAAGTTTTTCGCCGTGATCAATTTCAGCCTTGGTTTGCTGGCTTGATGGAAGCCTAGACACTGAGTCTAGCCACCACATCACAGTCAATTGTGTAAGTTTTCAGTTTTGAAGCCTTCAGTTTTGAATATTCGCGCGTCAAGCCTGTCAGTCAAGTAAGTTGGCAATGCGAAGCCGCAGATTACCCAAGTTAGTCTGATCAGCGTGAATTTCTGAATATCTGGTTTAGGGGGATAGAGCATTGGGCTCTGTCCCCCTTACTGTTGGGATTTGAGTAAAGTGATGTGGCGGCTGGCCGATGACGTTTTGCCGCCTTCGATGATTGTTGTAAGAGGCGAAAGAACGATGGCTTACGATATTTTGCTGCAGAAAGGAAACGTTTTGTTGGCGCGTGATTGTCTGACAGTCATGGATGTGGCGATCGCCGATAGCAAAATTGTCGAAATTGCGCCCAGCATTTTGACTGAAGCAAACTTGGTGTTGGACTGTACGGCAAAGCTCATCAGTCCGCCATTTGTCGAATCGCATATTCACTTAGATTCTGTATTAACGGCGGGTGAACCGCGTTGGAATCAGAGTGGCACGTTGTTTGAAGGGATTGAGATTTGGGGCGATCGGAAACAGGATTTAAATCTGGAAGATGTAAAATCACGAGCGTTGCAAATGCTGAAGCAGCAAGCGATGCAGGGTGTGTTATCTGTCCGGACTCATGCGGATGTGAGTGAGCCGAGTTTAAGCGCACTGCAGGCGTTGTTGGAGGTGCGGGATGCAGTACGCGATTGGATGACGGTGCAAGTTGTGGCGTTTCCCCAGGATGGGATTTATCGCGGCGAACGTAATGCGGCGTTGATGGAAGAGGCAATCCAACGTGGTGCCGATGCTATAGGGGGAATTCCCCACTACGAGATGACGCGCGAGGATGGGGTGCGATCGGTCACACAGATTTTCGATTGGGCGGAGAAATACGATCGCTTGATCGATATTCATTGTGATGAGATCGATGACGAGCAGTCGCGGTTTTTGGAGGTGGTGGCTGCTTGTGCTTTGCGGCGGCAAATGGGCGACCATGTGACGGCAAGTCATACGACAGCGTTTGGCTCCTATAACAATGCCTATGCGTTGAAGTTGATGGGATTGTTGCAGCAGGCAAAGCTGAACTTTATTGCGAATCCATTGATCAATATTACATTGCAGGGGCGTACGGATAGCTACCCGAAGCGGCGCGGGGTAACGCGGGTAAAGGAGCTATGGCAGGCGGGGTTGAATGTGAGTTTGGGCCATGACTGTGTGCAAGACCCTTGGTACTCGTTGGGGACGGGGAATTTGCTTGATGTGGCGCATATGACAGCGCATGTGTGTCAGATGACTGGAATGGCGGAGATTGATGCCTGTTACGATATGGTGACTTGGTATGGGGCGAGAACTTTGAATTTAAGTGATCGCTATAGTATTGCTGTTGGTAATCTGGCTAATGTTGTAGTGCTTGATGTTGATAGTAAATATGAAGCGATTCGTCAGCGTCCGGTGGTGCGATATGTGATTAGTCGCGGTCGTCTGATTTCCCAAGTTGAACCGGCTCAGGGCGAGTGGTTGGGTGAATGAGGTTGCTAATATATAGTGATTTACATTTAGAATTTGCCGATTTTGTGCCGCCGTCGACTGATGCGGATGCAGTGATTTTGGCCGGGGATATTCATGTGGGGATCAAGGGGATGCGCTGGGCGATCGCGCATTTCCCAAATCAGCCGGTGATTTATATCTTGGGTAATCATGAGTATTACGGTCAGGCTTATCCGAAGCATATTCAGAAAATGCGGGACTTGGCTGTAGGGACGAATGTGCGGATTTTGGAGAACGATCGTATTCAAATCGATGACATTGTGTTTCTAGGGTGTACGCTGTGGACGGATTTTGCCTTGCTTGGCGATCCG
This window harbors:
- a CDS encoding citrate synthase; amino-acid sequence: MTVYEYRAGLEGVPATQSSISYVDGQKGILEYRGTAIEDLASQSNFLETAYLLIWGEFPDAAELASFEAEIYEHRRMKYRISDMMKSFPESGHPMDSLQACAAALGLFYSKRALDDPAYIRAAVVRLLAKVPTMVAAFQLIRKGHDPIRPRDDLSYAANFLYMLNEKEPDPFAAHIFDVCLTLHAEHTINASTFSAMVTASTLTDPYAVIASAVGTLAGPLHGGAAEEVILMLEEIGSVDHVPAYIEHCLEHRQKIMGFGHRVYKVKDPRASILQKLAEQMFDKFGQDKYYDIAIALEKTVAERLAGKGIYPNVDFYSGLVYRKLGIPTDMYTPVFAISRTAGWLAHWKEQLGENRIFRPTQIYTGMHQVPYIPVEER
- the codA gene encoding cytosine deaminase: MAYDILLQKGNVLLARDCLTVMDVAIADSKIVEIAPSILTEANLVLDCTAKLISPPFVESHIHLDSVLTAGEPRWNQSGTLFEGIEIWGDRKQDLNLEDVKSRALQMLKQQAMQGVLSVRTHADVSEPSLSALQALLEVRDAVRDWMTVQVVAFPQDGIYRGERNAALMEEAIQRGADAIGGIPHYEMTREDGVRSVTQIFDWAEKYDRLIDIHCDEIDDEQSRFLEVVAACALRRQMGDHVTASHTTAFGSYNNAYALKLMGLLQQAKLNFIANPLINITLQGRTDSYPKRRGVTRVKELWQAGLNVSLGHDCVQDPWYSLGTGNLLDVAHMTAHVCQMTGMAEIDACYDMVTWYGARTLNLSDRYSIAVGNLANVVVLDVDSKYEAIRQRPVVRYVISRGRLISQVEPAQGEWLGE